A genomic stretch from Sphingobacterium sp. ML3W includes:
- a CDS encoding family 20 glycosylhydrolase produces MKKLFSLALALSLGAAAFAQEKKDITLNIVPLPQHVQIKNGSFKVNTNTKIAFDSDEDKKVATLFQDFLKSNYNLNLSLVKSPGKNSIYFSSKNVKSANTEAYELNSTSDQITVSGKASGLFYGMQSLIQLLPVDKKASIEIPQASIQDEPRFAYRGLHLDVSRHFFPVEFVKKYIDILAAYKLNTFHWHLTDDQGWRIEIKSHPKLTQIGGYRNQTLLGNYKTDGDYDNTPYGGFYTQDQIKEVVAYAKAKYVTVIPEIEMPGHALAALSAYPELGCGDKPGPYTAAQTWGVFDDVFCAGKEETFKLLEDVIDEVIPLFPSQYIHIGGDECPKTRWKTCPHCQKRIKDNNLKDEHELQSYFIQRMEKYINSKGKRIIGWDEILEGGLAPNATVMSWRGDQGAIDAANQGHDVIITANSYGLYFDHKQGADQNREPLSIGGLSTLAKVYSSDPMPSKISENNKKHVLGVQANIWTEYIGSSNKVEFTILPRVLALSEIAWTQPEKKNWKNFSEQRAAHQLAKLDQTNTFYRVPEAYGISDTTVYASEYTIRGLKPSVEGAKIYYTLDNYDPSELDLEYTGPVKVTVPNSKERVFKAVVITPSGKRSNYIRVNIINTKK; encoded by the coding sequence ATGAAAAAACTATTTTCACTTGCGCTCGCTTTAAGTTTAGGAGCAGCAGCATTTGCGCAAGAAAAGAAAGACATCACATTGAATATTGTGCCTTTACCGCAACATGTTCAGATCAAAAACGGGTCATTTAAAGTCAACACAAACACTAAAATTGCATTTGACAGCGATGAGGATAAAAAAGTTGCCACTTTATTCCAGGATTTTCTAAAAAGTAACTATAACCTCAACCTATCTTTAGTCAAGTCACCGGGTAAGAATAGCATCTATTTTTCGTCAAAAAACGTAAAATCCGCAAACACGGAAGCATACGAACTTAACAGCACCTCGGATCAAATTACGGTCAGTGGAAAAGCATCAGGTCTGTTTTATGGCATGCAATCGCTGATTCAGTTACTACCTGTCGACAAAAAAGCAAGCATCGAAATTCCACAGGCATCGATTCAGGATGAGCCCCGTTTTGCTTACCGCGGGCTGCATCTGGATGTTTCCCGTCACTTTTTTCCTGTAGAATTTGTTAAGAAGTACATTGATATTTTGGCTGCTTACAAATTGAATACTTTTCACTGGCACCTGACGGATGATCAAGGATGGCGCATTGAAATTAAATCACACCCGAAACTAACGCAGATCGGGGGCTATCGCAATCAAACGCTTTTAGGTAATTATAAAACCGATGGCGACTATGATAACACGCCTTATGGTGGTTTCTACACCCAGGACCAGATCAAAGAAGTCGTGGCTTACGCCAAAGCCAAGTATGTTACCGTCATCCCTGAAATCGAGATGCCTGGTCATGCTTTGGCAGCACTTTCAGCTTACCCAGAGCTCGGTTGTGGTGATAAACCGGGACCATATACCGCAGCACAGACCTGGGGGGTATTTGATGATGTATTCTGTGCCGGAAAAGAAGAAACATTTAAGCTATTGGAAGATGTCATCGACGAGGTGATCCCATTATTCCCTAGCCAATATATTCATATCGGTGGCGATGAATGTCCTAAAACAAGATGGAAGACATGTCCGCATTGTCAAAAAAGAATCAAGGATAACAATCTCAAAGATGAGCATGAATTACAAAGCTATTTTATTCAACGTATGGAAAAATACATTAATAGCAAAGGTAAACGTATCATTGGATGGGATGAGATCTTAGAGGGCGGTTTAGCACCAAATGCGACTGTTATGAGCTGGAGAGGTGACCAAGGAGCTATCGATGCTGCAAACCAAGGCCATGACGTCATCATCACGGCAAATAGTTATGGTCTATACTTTGATCACAAACAAGGAGCTGATCAAAATAGGGAGCCCTTGAGTATCGGAGGTCTTTCAACATTGGCTAAGGTATACTCTTCTGATCCTATGCCTAGCAAAATCTCTGAAAACAACAAAAAACATGTCTTGGGTGTTCAAGCAAATATCTGGACGGAATATATCGGCTCTTCCAATAAAGTAGAGTTTACCATCTTACCACGTGTGTTGGCCCTATCTGAGATTGCCTGGACTCAACCGGAAAAGAAAAACTGGAAGAATTTCTCCGAGCAACGTGCGGCACATCAACTGGCAAAGCTAGATCAGACAAATACATTCTACCGCGTACCTGAGGCTTATGGTATCTCTGATACAACGGTATACGCTTCAGAATATACGATCCGTGGTTTGAAACCATCGGTGGAAGGTGCCAAAATCTATTATACCCTAGATAACTACGACCCTTCGGAATTAGATCTAGAGTATACAGGTCCGGTTAAAGTGACTGTTCCAAATAGTAAAGAACGAGTATTCAAAGCGGTCGTTATTACACCCTCTGGAAAAAGAAGCAATTACATCCGGGTAAACATTATCAATACAAAGAAATAA
- a CDS encoding GAF domain-containing protein, whose translation MAEDLRIAKGSKEEQYQNLLPQIGGLLQGENNQVANLANIAAALKEQFNFFWVGFYLVDNAEELVLGPFQGPVACTRIKKGRGVCGGAWAQEKTLIVPDVELFPGHIACSSLSRSEIVLPVYRQGEIIGVLDVDSSELDSFDEIDGKYLTQILQLLDN comes from the coding sequence ATGGCTGAGGATTTACGAATTGCCAAGGGCAGCAAAGAGGAACAATATCAGAATTTACTTCCGCAGATAGGTGGATTGTTACAGGGAGAAAATAATCAGGTTGCAAATCTTGCCAATATTGCAGCAGCATTAAAGGAGCAGTTTAATTTCTTTTGGGTGGGTTTTTATCTTGTAGACAATGCTGAAGAGCTTGTGCTCGGTCCCTTCCAAGGTCCTGTCGCCTGTACGCGTATAAAAAAAGGACGGGGTGTATGCGGTGGAGCTTGGGCACAGGAAAAAACACTTATTGTACCCGATGTGGAGCTGTTCCCTGGACATATTGCCTGTAGCTCTCTTTCACGCTCTGAAATCGTATTGCCCGTATATCGTCAGGGGGAAATTATAGGTGTTCTCGATGTGGATAGCAGTGAACTGGACAGCTTTGATGAAATTGACGGAAAATACCTTACCCAAATCTTGCAGTTATTGGACAATTAG
- a CDS encoding WD40 repeat domain-containing protein → MDIKLRATLPGHQNPIFCVEKGYDPNTFFTGGNDKGVVEWDIEKNSFKRILCAVTSSVYALKLIPGTAILAIALREGKLLFVDVQEQKLVASLQLGKKAIFALAFVKQKNELLAVGEEGRLYVIDLATYKGIYELQLSQTTVRSIAVDEKSNRIALGDKDGWVYLLDSEDFHVIERLQLHSLPTTSLAFLQNRLLSGGRDAQLIISDVSQLSNNFSFVPHLFTVYGIYPHPVEPLFATVSRDKSLKFWSNADFALLKNMSRDKMQDGHHLSVNAGVWSDDGRYFFSVSDDKLVKIWEFQQ, encoded by the coding sequence ATGGATATTAAATTAAGAGCGACATTACCTGGACATCAAAATCCAATTTTTTGCGTAGAAAAAGGATACGATCCGAATACATTCTTTACAGGTGGTAATGACAAGGGCGTGGTTGAATGGGATATCGAAAAAAATAGCTTTAAACGTATCCTCTGTGCTGTGACTTCCTCTGTATATGCTTTAAAACTGATCCCAGGAACGGCTATCTTAGCGATTGCATTACGTGAGGGGAAATTACTTTTTGTGGATGTACAAGAACAAAAACTTGTCGCGAGTTTACAATTGGGTAAAAAAGCCATCTTTGCTCTTGCGTTTGTCAAGCAAAAAAATGAGCTTCTGGCTGTAGGGGAAGAGGGAAGACTCTATGTGATCGACCTCGCTACATATAAAGGTATTTATGAGCTACAGCTATCCCAAACAACAGTTCGGAGTATTGCTGTCGATGAAAAATCAAACAGAATTGCATTAGGCGATAAAGATGGCTGGGTATATTTACTGGATAGTGAAGACTTTCATGTCATTGAGCGTTTGCAGCTCCATAGCCTGCCCACAACCTCGTTGGCTTTTCTTCAAAATAGACTATTAAGCGGTGGCCGTGATGCACAGCTCATTATTTCGGATGTCAGTCAGTTGAGTAATAACTTTTCATTTGTCCCACACTTGTTTACTGTATATGGAATCTATCCACATCCAGTTGAACCATTATTCGCCACGGTAAGCAGAGACAAGTCATTGAAATTTTGGTCTAACGCGGATTTTGCTTTGTTGAAGAACATGAGCCGTGACAAAATGCAAGATGGTCATCATCTATCTGTCAATGCGGGTGTCTGGTCTGACGATGGTCGCTATTTCTTTAGCGTTAGTGATGATAAATTAGTCAAGATATGGGAATTTCAACAGTAA
- the ruvA gene encoding Holliday junction branch migration protein RuvA, translating to MYEYFNGKLAYKAPTHVVIDVSGIGYYVHISLYTFSQIKDQENCKLFISLQVREDSHTLYGFATEGEKKLFENLISVSGIGPNTGRMILSSNTPDEIQSAIVNGQVALIQKIKGIGPKTAQRLILELQDKLKKQGVETLSTSIQSQSIPDEALSALVMLGFNKVAAEKVLNTILKTESNLSVEDMIKLALKRL from the coding sequence ATGTACGAATATTTCAATGGAAAATTAGCATATAAAGCCCCCACTCATGTTGTTATCGACGTGAGTGGGATTGGCTACTATGTTCACATCTCTCTTTATACCTTTTCCCAAATCAAGGATCAGGAAAACTGCAAATTATTTATTTCACTGCAAGTCAGGGAGGATTCCCACACACTTTATGGCTTTGCCACAGAAGGCGAAAAGAAGCTGTTCGAGAATCTGATTTCAGTTTCAGGCATCGGCCCCAATACGGGTCGAATGATACTCTCATCCAATACACCTGATGAAATACAGTCTGCCATTGTCAATGGTCAGGTTGCTTTAATCCAGAAAATTAAAGGAATCGGTCCTAAAACAGCACAACGTCTGATCCTAGAACTTCAGGATAAACTGAAAAAACAAGGTGTGGAAACGCTCTCAACATCAATTCAATCGCAATCCATACCAGACGAAGCTTTGTCTGCACTGGTTATGCTAGGTTTCAACAAAGTGGCGGCTGAAAAGGTATTGAACACCATTTTAAAAACAGAAAGCAACCTTTCTGTGGAGGATATGATCAAATTAGCGCTAAAGAGGTTATAA